In Synechococcus sp. KORDI-100, a single window of DNA contains:
- a CDS encoding response regulator transcription factor: MDLNLQPRGDRGRLKEVEALLAGSSIVACMGDRLTLASFGMAVPIWSHLRAAVTTAEEALERVREHNPDLLIATEDLEQGYGIALVQAVERLHPPTRTLIFLRRENPLVVNEALEAGADGVMFVSSIGQARGDFLKALECTRDGGVYYPEVVREMARESSPQDAATQKLLQDLSERELDVLKALTTGLSNREIAEHLVVSSETVKSHVSAIIGKLGVRDRTQAAIMAIRHGGQLIPSS; this comes from the coding sequence TTGGATCTCAACCTTCAACCCCGTGGAGATCGTGGCCGTCTCAAGGAGGTGGAGGCGTTGTTGGCAGGTTCCTCGATCGTTGCCTGCATGGGGGATCGACTCACCCTCGCCAGTTTCGGCATGGCCGTTCCGATCTGGAGCCATCTGCGGGCCGCCGTCACCACCGCCGAGGAGGCTTTGGAGCGGGTGCGCGAGCACAACCCCGATCTTCTGATTGCAACGGAAGATCTCGAGCAGGGTTACGGCATCGCCCTGGTCCAGGCGGTGGAGCGCCTCCATCCCCCCACGCGAACCCTGATCTTTCTGAGACGTGAGAACCCTCTGGTGGTGAACGAGGCTCTCGAGGCCGGAGCGGATGGGGTGATGTTCGTCTCCTCGATCGGACAGGCGCGCGGTGACTTTCTCAAGGCCCTGGAGTGCACCCGCGATGGCGGTGTCTATTACCCCGAGGTGGTGAGGGAGATGGCCCGGGAGAGCAGCCCGCAGGACGCCGCAACGCAGAAGCTGCTGCAGGATCTTTCAGAACGAGAACTGGACGTGCTCAAAGCGTTGACGACCGGCCTGTCCAACCGTGAAATCGCCGAACACCTGGTTGTGTCCTCGGAAACCGTCAAAAGTCATGTCAGCGCCATCATTGGCAAGCTCGGCGTTCGCGACCGCACCCAGGCAGCGATCATGGCCATTCGCCATGGCGGCCAGCTGATCCCGTCAAGTTGA
- a CDS encoding TIGR02450 family Trp-rich protein translates to MTWRPANAWTSRRSVDGYRHFQLVMQGGRGAERWVELAPVLAPGRRRRVAWTELNNASLWESGWQQIPESDASAAAE, encoded by the coding sequence ATGACCTGGCGCCCTGCCAATGCCTGGACCAGCCGCAGGTCAGTGGATGGATATCGACATTTCCAGCTGGTGATGCAAGGCGGACGCGGTGCTGAGCGATGGGTGGAGCTGGCACCTGTTCTGGCGCCGGGGCGGCGCAGGCGTGTGGCCTGGACCGAGCTCAACAACGCGTCACTGTGGGAGAGCGGCTGGCAACAGATTCCGGAGAGCGATGCGTCTGCTGCAGCTGAGTGA
- a CDS encoding metallophosphoesterase has product MRLLQLSDPHLVASDAALVRERPALALWNRALEQAALLEPYALVITGDLAQDESWGAYKRLRDSLDRHVRCPVALLPGNHDRPCLLEAVLGRRHVTAPGELMLRDGRLIILNSHWCGHSAGRLGPHQLAWLQQRLQAIAADPTPLVVALHHPPMAIGHPVLDTMSLVDHETLRTVLTPVQPLKAVVFGHIHQHWQGHWPDRPNLPLLGCPSTLKSMQHVQPCPIKRATDPGGRLLEINALGALEQRVLRWSNP; this is encoded by the coding sequence ATGCGTCTGCTGCAGCTGAGTGATCCGCACCTCGTGGCCTCGGATGCGGCCCTCGTGCGTGAGCGGCCAGCCCTCGCGCTCTGGAACCGCGCCCTCGAGCAGGCGGCACTGCTCGAACCCTATGCTCTCGTGATCACCGGCGATCTCGCCCAGGACGAAAGCTGGGGTGCTTACAAGCGTCTTCGGGATTCCCTGGACCGCCACGTGCGGTGTCCCGTGGCCCTGTTGCCGGGAAACCATGACCGCCCTTGCCTGCTCGAGGCTGTTCTTGGCCGTCGCCATGTCACGGCACCGGGCGAACTGATGCTGAGGGACGGGCGGCTGATCATTCTGAACAGCCACTGGTGTGGGCATTCCGCCGGCCGGCTGGGGCCGCATCAGCTGGCCTGGCTGCAGCAGCGCCTGCAGGCCATCGCTGCAGATCCAACGCCACTGGTGGTTGCACTGCATCACCCGCCGATGGCGATCGGGCATCCCGTGCTCGACACGATGAGCCTTGTTGATCACGAGACCTTGCGCACCGTGTTGACCCCTGTCCAGCCTTTGAAAGCCGTGGTGTTCGGCCATATCCACCAGCACTGGCAGGGCCATTGGCCGGATCGACCGAATCTTCCTCTGCTCGGCTGCCCCTCCACCCTGAAAAGCATGCAACACGTGCAGCCCTGTCCGATCAAGCGGGCAACGGATCCAGGCGGGCGTTTGCTGGAGATCAACGCCCTTGGAGCCCTTGAGCAGCGGGTGCTGCGCTGGTCCAACCCCTGA
- a CDS encoding putative 2OG-Fe(II) oxygenase produces the protein MEVLDLFPRSILKGELPAELLSKLLQLSETVLHDPNQHPDASAKLAGQLSQQRELLPHQPGVQELCSGHLIPACERWIRHVVDRQPPQGRGPWVPGRYRLQMIDLWLNCQRAGDYNPMHTHGGSFSGVIFLRVPPQITAASFDGQLCFHGPEEWQMQSFRTGMAEYVLPVPGQFFVFPAWQPHSVMPFRGDGERWSLAFNVVAVPGQPKATSPVQPGTLQVGAGQAGVAPSGNVSLSSQRKTAKGF, from the coding sequence TTGGAAGTCCTCGACCTCTTTCCCCGATCAATCCTGAAAGGCGAACTGCCAGCTGAACTGCTGAGCAAGCTGCTTCAGCTCTCTGAAACGGTGTTGCACGACCCAAACCAGCACCCTGATGCCTCGGCCAAACTCGCCGGCCAGCTGAGTCAGCAGCGGGAACTGCTGCCCCATCAACCCGGCGTGCAGGAGCTCTGCTCAGGCCACCTCATCCCGGCCTGTGAGCGCTGGATCCGTCACGTTGTGGACCGACAGCCACCGCAGGGCCGGGGCCCCTGGGTCCCCGGTCGCTATCGCCTCCAGATGATCGATCTCTGGCTCAACTGCCAACGAGCTGGCGATTACAACCCGATGCACACTCACGGGGGCAGTTTTTCAGGCGTGATCTTCCTCAGGGTTCCTCCGCAGATCACCGCAGCAAGCTTCGATGGTCAGCTCTGCTTCCACGGACCTGAGGAATGGCAGATGCAATCGTTCCGAACCGGCATGGCGGAGTACGTGCTGCCGGTTCCCGGACAATTTTTCGTGTTCCCGGCCTGGCAACCCCATTCCGTGATGCCGTTCCGGGGTGATGGTGAACGCTGGTCGCTGGCCTTCAATGTGGTGGCCGTGCCCGGCCAGCCAAAGGCCACCAGCCCTGTGCAACCGGGAACGCTGCAAGTGGGCGCCGGCCAGGCCGGTGTGGCGCCATCCGGGAACGTCTCCCTTTCCTCGCAACGAAAGACGGCGAAAGGGTTTTAG